TGGCAAACACTGAATCTTTGCTCTTCCCTTGTGGCATACATGTTAATCCTGCTTCTGCAGCTAGGAGAATGGAGGCAATTAAGGGGGACTGGAGTGTGGCTCTGGGCTTAGAACTTGAGCATTCCTGCCACCCGGTCTTATGCTCAGGGCAGTAGACCAAGACAGCTCCTCCTTCACTGATCTGTCAGATGTTGGGTGCCGGATTCTCTTTTGTCTGCAAGAGTTGAGGACCTTGGGAACCCCGAAAGCAATAGAGGAAGCCCTCTTGACTCTGCAGCTCATTCCCCCCTCAGCTGGAGATGGGAGGTGACTGGCCACCTTGCTAGTGTCCACATTCTGCTGCTCTGTTCCTGTCACGCGGCTGACGCATGGGGCTGTTAGGAATGTTGCAGAATGGGGAGCCTTCACGAAAGGCAATGGAAtgctcatttttttttcttcccgaGCCACCATCCCAGAGGGCTTGTGTCTCGAATTGTTCTCCCCTGCTCCACGACAAATGTACCGCCACTGTGATCAAGTTCCCTGAGCACTAGCCATCTGAGAGGGGTTCAGTGTAACCGATACCATGGTCTCTTCCTACAGGCTAATATCGGGCACATGGACACACCCAAGGAGCTCTGGAGGATGATAATGGGGAACATGGCTCTGATTCAGGTAAACTGGGGGAAATGgaggggtgagtgtgtgtgtgtgtttgtgtgcaggggtgggggtgtgtgtgtgtgtgcccagcaGTGACGCTGGAAGGAGAGTTTAAATACTGATGCTGAATGTCTGGTGGAAAAGCAAACGGTGACTTCTTGTGCCCTAATTAGTCCTCCCTAAAAgtcccttttctctccccccttccccccgcactGGTAAATTGCAGTCTCTTCTTCCTCCCAACTAATCCAGGTGGGACTGGGActgtggtttctctctctcttcccaaccCGTGTCTGGTTTAACCCCTAGTGTGTGCGTTTGCTAGGTTCAAGCTACAGTGGTGGGTTTCCTGGCTTCCATTGCTGCCGTGATATTTGGCTGGATCCCAGACGGGCACTTCAGCATTGGCCATGCCGTCCTGCTCTGTGCCAGTAGCGTGGCCACCGCCTTCATAGCATCACTCGTGCTGGGTAAGCCTGAACCCTCGGCCGCGCTCGCTCCGCCTGAGCAGCGGTGCCCTTCGGCTCATGCCGTTTCTTCCTCTCGGCCTAGGAATGATCATGATCGGCGTCATCATTGGATCCAGAAAGATAGGGATCAACCCGGATAACGTGGCCACGCCCATTGCCGCCAGCCTGGGGGACCTCATCACCTTGGCGCTGCTTTCGGGGATCAGCTGGGGCCTCTACATAGAGCTGGGTGAGATGTGAGAGATGCCTACCTGCTCTGCAGCATTTCCTTTGCGTCTTGCCCTCCATTCTAGTTGTTAGGGAGATCTACTTAATGCCTGACCTTGAGGCTGCCTCTCTAAGGCACATTCAGAGATGACTGGCGGGACGGGAGAGAAATGTAAAGCATCTTCATAGACCACAGAGGTGCGGAGAGGCTTGCGGGTGTGCTCTGGGTGCACCCTCCCAGTCAGATAAGCAAGGGGTGCTTTTTGGCAAGTGCCAGAAGCTAGAGCGTCTTTGGCGTAAGGCTTGGGAGGGTCCCTAGTAGCAGAGCTGTGGCTGTCTCCTTGGTTGGGGCATGTCTTCAACTGCATTCCAAGGAGAGGGCAGGTGTGGCTGCTAGGTTTTGCCCAGCAGTGAAGGCTGGACAGGGTGAGAGGCTGGAAACGGGGCTTTTCCTAGAGGGCACGTCATCAGCAGCAgtcagagctgatccagagaaggCAGCCTGGACAAGAGCGTACCTCCTGAAGGCAGGGTGGCCATATCTGGCTCTCGCAGACTCCCAGGGCCTGAGGTCAGAGGGGAAATGGGACAAGGTCTGCTGTCCAACACTGCTGGaccccatgacatcctggtgggAGGACTTGTTGACCTGTTGCCTCTCTTTTCAGAGGACAAAGCATACGTGAATCCTTTGGTGTGTGCCTTCTTCATAGCCCTGCTACCGCTCTGGATCATCATTGCCAAGAGGAATCCAGTAACCCGGGAGGTGCTGTACTCTGGGTGGGAGCCAGTCATCATTGCTATGGCTATTAGCAGGTAGGAAGGCATGAAATGACTGTTTTGCTCCAGCCCCACCAGAAAGGGACACCCTGGCTTCCCTTCAGGCGCTCGCCCAAGTGGTGCATGCTGGGCAGAAGAAACGGAGGTGGTGGAACCGAACCCCTTCAAATGTTAGAGTTCAGATCTACAGCCCAGGCCCCTCTCCAGTAACAGACCAACAATGGCACGTCCCTCCAGCAGGAGTGAGCTAATTCTGCTCCTAAACCTATGCAACTGTCGGAGGGTAGAACCGAGAGCACGATTTCACCCGCTGTATGTCAAACAGATTTTAATGTGCACCAAACAAGTATCTCCTAAAACAGGGTCCCCAAGTACCTGTCTCTTTGCTGTCATCTTAGCATCTAAGGGTCCCACCTGGGGTCAGGGCGCCCCCAGGCTGGGCATTCTACAAACCCATagtgagacagtccctgtctcaaagagcggggggggaggaagtattgttatccctgttctacaggtggggaactgagagacagtgacttgcccagaatcacatagagagtctgtggcacagccagaaaataaacccagacctcctgagtcccagtctagtgccttcACCACAAGAGCCGTCTTTGGGAAGCGACTGTCCCAGACGCGTTCGTGACAAAGGCTCTTTCTACACCACATACACAAGGATTTACCATCTCTGTTCCTGTTGGGGAATTTTATCTGACTGAAACTTACATACCagctggtaaaaagaaaaggagtacttgtggcaccttagagactaaccaatttatttgagcatgagctttcgtgagctacagctcacttcatcagatacataccgtggaaactgcagcagactttatatatacacagagaatatgaaacaatacctcctcccaccccactgtcctgctggtaatagcttatctaaagtaatcgtcaggttaggccatttccagcacaaatccaggttttctcaccctccacccccccacacaaattcactctcctgctagtgatagcccatccaaggtgacaactctttacacaatgtgcatgataatgaagttaggccatttcctgcacaaatccaggttctctcactccctcacccccctccaaaaacccacccccatacacacacagactcactctcctgctggtaatagctcgtccaaactgaccactctccaagtttaaatccaagttaaaccagaacatctggggggggggggggaggaaaaaacaagaggaaataggctaccagCTGGTGTGACGTGTGCCAAAATGCAACTTGCATCATGCGAAAGCACCCCCtgcctgactctgcagctccagcCAAAACTGTCTTTTAATATGACACATGAGTAACTCTTTTCCCTCGATGCTCTGATATTATGCACCAGCTTTAAGAGGCCCCAGTGTCCATGTGCATCTGCTGCTATGGTGTAAATGGGTAGAGATGGCTGTGAAGTGTGAACAGTTGCAGTAATCAGCCTCACAAACAGTGGGCACTGCTTCTCATGCCGAAATAAGTTTGACCCTTGTAATCACTTGGGAGTCTCTGGATCTTTTGAATGGTGGTTTTTTCTTGGGCATCAACTCCTTCAATGTCTTCCTTTGCAGTGTTGGAGGGTTAATATTGGACAAAACTGTGTCGGATCCAAACTTTGCGGGGATGGCCGTCTTTACGCCAGTGATTAATGGTgagttcccttctgctctgcCAGTGAGCTTCTCGGCAGTCCCTGCCAGACAGTGGGTAGAATCTTCAAAAGCGCCCAaggcccattttcaaaagtgacttaggagcctgcaCATGTTGCTGCCAATGGGGTTTGGGCTCCTGGGCTTGAGACAGGGTGTTAGAGCAACTCAGCTGCTCTGTAGGGTGGTTGCTCCTCCTGGTGATAGATTAAGATGAGGGAAGCATCTCAAGTGATCTACCCTTGAGTTGATACATCAGTGAAGATGCACCTATGCACGTAAGTGTCTTTGAATATTTTATCCAGTCTGCCCTTCCCTGTTCCTTGAGCTTGGGTCTGAAACATCTAGTGTCTTAGGCTCCTTTGCTAATAGAACTGTGGGGTCTGCTCATTATGTGTATGttgcacactttttaaaaaatgctatgaaTCTCTTgctcttgtggcaatgagttccacaggttatgcGCTGTGTTTCAGACAAAATTCTTAGCAGTTTTAAACTTACTGCAGTGACTGGCCCATTGTTTTTGTGCCCCATGCACAGCACTTAAGGCTCTACAATAATGCAGTTGCAGCAGGGGTCGCAAAGGGAGGTCCTTTCTCTCTGGCTTTTTGCATCCGGCAAAAGTGGAGTGTGGGCCAGAAATACTGTCGTGGTGCTGACAACTTGGTCTGTAACTgagccagctgcagctgctttctGACAACGCAGCAAAAGAATTCTGCCTGTGAGGAGCAAGAGAGGACTTGTTCACCTGCTGGTCTGAATGTTCTGTAGGCATGAAAAGGGTTCAAGTTCAAAGGTCGATAGAGTGGCACTTGGCCCCAGAAGTCTCAAGTGCGCCCGAGTTCTGCAGCGGGTGGGTTAGGTACTCGCTCTCACTGCTCCCCTTCTGGCCTGCAGGTGTCGGTGGCAACCTGGTGGCTGTCCAGGCTAGTCGCATCTCCACTTACCTCCACATGAGCGGAATGCCGGGCGAGAGCTCAGAGATGGCCCCGCGCaaatgccccaccccctgcaacaCATTCTTCAGCTCAGGTATCTGTTCCTTTTACCCAGCACCGTGCCCTGGGGCTTTCCGAGCTAGGGGATTTCCAGTTCACTTCACCAGCGTCATGAAATGGCTTGACGATTAGCTGGCTCAGCCTTCACTGAGGGAGGGGTCACTAAGCAGCAAGGAAGGGAAATGGGAGCTGAGATCTGTTGGAAGGCAGACAGACCAGGCACTGGCCCGGCCTGCACTCTTGCTTACAGAGACCGTGTTAGTGCTGTTTCGGTGAGGTGGAATGTCCCCGTTGGGCTGGGAAAACAAGGCTGCCTTATTGGCAGGTGTGTCTCTGCGTCCCCAGCATTGGAATGGCTTCTTCCCCGCTTGCCTCGAGGCTGCCAGCCAGTGGCTCGGCTTGGACTAGCCGGCAGAACTGAAGCTGCAGAAAAGGTTCTTGTTAATAGAGGCTCCGTAATGTTTCCATTATTTAGCTGCAGACCCGGATGTTTCAAGTGAGGATGGACATGGTGGGGGGAACATTGCAGCAGGAAGCCTGATTTGCATTTCATGCAGTGCATGTGCTGAGATTTTATTCTCTACCGTGCCTGGGGCAGCCCGTAGCCTGGGAGCGGATCGGCCTGGCCTctgagggcagggcagccccCAGAAGAGTGGCCTTGTGGCGCTGAGTAGGGTGCTTTATGGTCTTGGATGTCACATTATCtgttgcagtgtgtgtgttgggagatGTCCGGTGAGGCTGTGCTGGACAGAGAGTTGGAAAAATGAGCCCCAAAAGGGGGCAGGTGCAGCCCTTGGGAGCACCAAGCACCTTGCTTTAGTTGCTCTTATAAATTCCCCTTAGTAAATTCAGCCTCCCAGTGAATTATGGAAAGCAGTGTACTGAGCACCTGCCGAAAGGTACCACTTCTATAGCCACAGGGATCTGTGTAGAGCCTCTTCGTTCGCCTGTCCCTTTTGACCCTGTCTGTGCTAGGAGCAGAAGTGTGTTATCTCTAGCTGATCCCAGGACGGGTGGGTCTCTAAGCCAGTGTTTGGCGCTCTGGGGCGTTTCTGTTACTCTCCTTACACTTAGCACATAGAGGTGTGGATCCAGTATGCTGTGGCATGTGATCAACTAGAACGTAGTCTGCTGATTAGTGGACACATCCATGCTGGCACCCAGGGAGCTGGCTGCAGAGTTTTATTATCTGTTTAAAtcctgagctccatcctctcaaTTTCCTTCCAGATGTGAATTCCCGCTCAGCCCGTGTGCTCTTTCTCCTAGTAGTTCCTGGGCACTTAGTTTTCCTCTACACCATTAGCTCCATGCAGGGAGGGCATACCACGCTCACCCTGATCTTCATAGTCTTCTACATGACCGCTGCACTTCTGCAGGTAAGAGCTGGCTTTGCCTGACCCCCCTCTGCGTGAATCGTTGTGTGGATTGTGATCCCCATGCTAGAATAATGGACGCTAATTCACCACCTGCAGTAGAAAACTGGCCCATGGCTGTGATGGGTCACCCTCCCATGCTCCTGAAAATGGGTTTTGTCTCATTTAGAGTCGCAAAGAAAACGGTTTCAGCACCAGGTCAGTGGGACCCATTGGCAGCCGCTcctcagtgtagacaaacctCACAAGTGGGATGGAGTGAGGCACTTTCTCCTAAGTAAGGGGAATCCGCATGGTGCAGAGCTACAAGTACAGATGACGTGATTCTTGCACCtgggacaaatgcaaaatatccCTTTATTATTGGCACTTAGTATAATGCCTGATAGCCTCAGTCATGatccaggaccccattgtgctaggggctgtataTAGCCACAGCACAAAGACTGTCCCTACTCCAGGGAGCTTACACAACATACCCCTTCCCTTGACTAGAGAGAGAGCATGAAATGGGCATCTCCTAGCCCCAATCTAGCGCTCTTCGTGCATCCCAAATGCCCCACAGAGAACAGAGAAGTTTGGGATGCGCAGCGTGCTCCTTACTGTTCCAAACACTCCACTGGCCACGCAGCTCTCCCTCGAGAGGAGGCAAGAGTGAGCCGCGTGTGACAGATGTCCGTCACCTCACTTAATGCGCGACTGGGTGGCCTTTGGATACTACAGTGCTGCGGGCAGCCTAAGAGCCTTTGTAGCTGGAACAGtcaggtggggctggctggttcaGGGTCCCCCGCTCAGTCCTCGTCAGTTGTTACATTCCTCACTACAGCACCTTCCCTGCAGGGGACCCACTGTCTCACAAATGGCTGTCACAGGAGTCGAATTAAAATTCCCATAGAACAGAGCAGCACATGATAAACCGGGGTGCTTCTGTCTGCTTCGGCGACCCTGTGAAGATGAGTGCATTAGACTCCCTTCTGTGCTCAGGGTACTTATTCCACTTTCCGTAGCTTTGCAGCCTACGCTTGGCTTTTAAAATCCTCAGGAGCAGGAAACTCACTTCCTTGGCTGTAAAGAGCCGTGAGTGCCAAGTGGGGCCGGAACAGTGTCTAAGCGGCTTGGCAGCGAAAACAGGGTGTGAAATGTGCAGCATCTCCCATGACTCATGGGGCTCTTCCTCCCTTTGCTGGGCCTTTCTCACACAGGAGACATCTGGCTGGGCTCCCATGCTCCTCACCGATTCTGTGTAAAATAACCCTCAGTGCTTGAGGTGAGGAGCGTGCACTCAGGGATGTAAGGGGTGATTTTTGGCATTTCAGGAAACTCAGGCAGTCAATAGATCCCTCCCCTACTACACAGGCAGACAGAGGGGAGACTGTGGCCAAAGAGTTATCCTACTAAACACAGCCACCTCCTGGTGCTGGTGGAAGTTGTTGCTGGTTTTAGCATCCCCCTAAAATCAACAACCAAGCTGAGCTCCAGGAAATGAGTCAGAGCATccacaagaaagaaaaacagcGCACGCTGGACAAGGCTGCTACTCTAAGTCGCGAGCCCCTGCTCTGTGCTGGACATGTGAAGGGAAGCTTCCTTTAGCCACCACTTTCTAAAGTCCCTGGTGCTCTTCCCCCTGCAGAGAGCTAGCTGCGTTGTGGGAAGTTACAGGCTTGCGAGCAGAGTCGGGGCTCATGGGTAATTAAATGGATTGTAGTGAAGGAGGGGGCCTTGGCCTGATCCTTCCAGCCCTCACTCCGGTAACAAGTTGATGGCTTTAAATGTCTGTACCTGATCTGCTGCTAGATGCATTTGTGAGCATTTCTCCTGGCTTTGCTTAGGACTCAGTGTGAACTACTGACTTGGGATACCCTCAGTCTTATCCTAGAGCAAAGGTGAGAACCTGACCATCTGGGGATTCATGTCACTGTCTGAGACTGCAGTCCTGCCCCAGGAACCCAGGACTCTGCTGCTCCAACTCTGCTCCCCTTTCGCTGGCCTTTCTGCTCACCTCTGAGTCACCCCAGTGTGAACCGTGGATTGGATCCTGCCTTTACTTCCCTGGCTCTGGGTCCACTAGCTCCTTTCTCTTATTTTGGTTAGATTTGTGACCTGAGCTGCAAAACTTGGATCTGGGTCAGAGCCTCCTCATTTTGGAGGCTTTCAGCCCACATGCAGTGAACTCTCTCATACACCTAAAATAAACTGATGGTGATGCATTGGGCGGTTTTCAAAGGCACATTGGGGAATTAGAAACCCAACTCACATCTTGTGCCCCCTAAATGCTCACCTGCAGGCATGCCCCTCTCCCACATGCCTACAATCTGAAATGTGCCCACCATCAAATCTTCAGTTTTCCCTTGTTTGAGGATGTTCCTCTTAACAACCAGCCCCATCTCTTTTTAGTGTTCTGAGCTATTCCGTAGGCTTGAATGGGATTAATAGGGGCTCGCTCTTCAATCAGGCTGAATTGCAAATGCCTGAGTATACAGGAACTTGAAGAACCCAGGTGGAAAGCTTTGTTCTGGGGAAGAAAGGGGCGTGAAAGTCTGCGTTAGTAGCTAACCTGGCTCTTTCCTCTTGTCTGTTTTCCAGGTTCTCATTCTACTGTACATTGCCGACTGGATGGTGCATTGGATGTGGGGTAGGGGCCTGGATCCTGACAACTTTTCCATCCCTTACTTAACGGCACTGGGTGACCTGCTTGGGACAGGTCTCTTGGCTCTCAGTTTCCACATTCTCTGGCTCATCGGTGACCGGGACACGGACGTGGGAGACTAGCTGTCCCCATcatccccttctttcctccttccctttcttctGTCTCTCTTGGGACTTCAGCTTTGATACTGGATTCTCATtattttcaatgggaattttacgtGGTTTATATTTCAAGCCAAGTTTGTACAGAGAAATCTAGTTTTAGGAAGgacaaaaaaaaagtgtaagaGACAATCACCAAGTGCAATTTCATAGCCACAGCATCTGAACCAAGGTTATATTGGAAATGTTGATTGAGTAGTCGGATCATAAAGGAAGCCCACACCCGTCACAAGAGGTAAAGTGTCACTCTTTTGGTTCATAAGCATTCAATGTTCAGGATACAATTCAGGTTTGTTTTAATTATAAACTGAATAGGCATCTCCCAGGAGGGAACACCCTATAAACTAGGATTTGGGGCATCCCCAGATCCTCCCCCAAAGCCCTACTTTATGCCTGGGTTCTAAATCAAACGAGATTCTGGTTAGGGAACTAGCCTGAGAGTGCCGGAAAGATCCCTTTTAaacctccactcccacccccagatGCTTATAAGGCATGCTCACCTGGTTTATTTGAGGCTTTACAACATAACCCTAAAGTTGCTGGATTTTTAATTGTATGTAGGACTTcagtttctctccccccaccccccgcttttTAAGTCTGAAATGCATTCCTCGTTCCAGAACACACACCCTGCACCCTTGTAGTGGCTCTTATTTTCTGATACTGGGTCAACTTCTGTGTCTCTCCCACAAGCTCCTTAAAACAATGCTGTTTTTCTCCTTTTGGCTCTTCCCAGAGAGCTGGGTGTTACATTCAACAAGTGGGAAGTGATCCTCAATGTGTTGTGTAGAATTTTGACCTTCTTCACCCTAAGTGAGGCTCGGTTTCAGGGGGTGATTGTTGCTGCTCTGAGCAACCCCAGTATATTGGCTAGCTGCACTCTACCACAGCCACGTAAGTATGGCTGTCTTGACTGCCTTGGGAGGGAGTGATTTGCTTGGAAGACCACACCACCTTGCCCTTACCGTGGGCTGAGCAAGGCAGCAACAGCCCAGCCAAGTGTATCTGTCATGACCATCAATAGTCCCATGCTGCAAAATTCCAGTCTGGAATTGGCTTGGCACTTTCCATGCAGTTCAGAGCTAGAGACCTGGTTTAAGGCCAGGCATGTTGACAGGTTTGAAACTAAAAGGGGAGTTCCATCATGGACTGATGGGGAAACAATACCAAAAAATACAGGAACCTATATAGATGTTGAAACCAAACCACATTTAGTGTCTTGCATGCCAGAAAGATAAGAGCTGAGGGACCACTGTCTAAAGGTACTTGTAGAAAAACAGTTTCCTGTTTCACTCTGTTTGAGGGACGCCTCTTTTTTTATGGCCTTAACTGTACAGAGTATTTGGGAGACCTGGCTTACGTAAAGATTGCCTTAAATCACAGAATTGCAGTTCTTAATAGAGTGCGGTCTCGCAGACTCTGCGCTAGTAAGGAGTGTGTTTCCAGAGGGCTTTCATTCCTATGTTAAAAGGCCTCGGAACTGCTCTCTTCAAATGTCACTTGTGATCGTAGCTCTGAAATTCACATCTCTTCACCCCAGCGACGTCTCACAAATCTAATTTGTCCAGGGCTTCTGTCAAAATTTTGCTGCACTGAAGTCCCAATTTCTTGGAGACCTTCTCCTGCACCTCAACGTTAACCGACGCAAAAAACGGGTCACTTGCTTCCATGCCCAGTATTGAGGGATACATTGGAGATTTCCCTTCCCTAACACTTAAGCTTTTAGTAGACCCCCCTCTTACTATTTTACGTGCCTCATCAGTTCCGTATCTAAAGACTTGTGCCAATGAAAGAGAGAAACTCTCCATGGCCTCAGCTGAAAAACTGAGGGAGGTAGAGGCAATTGTTTTAAGAGCGATAGTTCTACTTGGGTGAGGTACCTAAAGTTTTACCAGGCAGAGGGAAGGGAGGATGGGCGGGGAGGGTAAGaacttaatttacatttaaattttaaaacgcTTTGAAGGAcaacttcttttttttatttttcaccagTTGAACTTGAACGCGTGTATACTTTAGACCTGGCTGCAAATGAAGAGAACGTTGGGTTCCTCTTTgtatgaaaattaaaaaagacTGTCTTAAATATTTATAGTTGATATAACTGAATTGACAAATGTCAActtaactgatttttaaattatatttggtAAAATAAAGATGGCATTTATTTATGTGGATTGtgaccctcttttttttttttccttcaagccACCATTTCTGAACACTGCTCACCTTGTCTATTAGTTGAAAACCCTCCTCCTGAACTAGGACGCTGTGTGCTTTCAGCTAAGGGGCCTGAATTTGTTCACACCCCTACCAATTCTACCCTGATACATCTTCAGTGGAGATATTTACACTCTTCTGTAAACAGGGAGTGAGAGAGAAATCTAGTTCAGAGGCTATTGCTAGCCCAAGGTTACAGGTTTGACGCTGACCTGTACAGTCTTGTCTGATAAGGAATTGGCCATTGAATAACACTAGTATATGCTCTTCTGCAGCATAAAACTAGAATAGATCCCCTTTCGTATGAATCAGTTGTGAGGCAAATTAGTGCAGTTGTGGAAAAGCAGCTCAATCACCGAGAAAGCGCCCTGCATAGCTATATAAGCTTTGCATGCTGGATTGGGTACAGACAAAATCCCTGAAAGTTGGGAAAAGGGAAATGTAAGATGAATATCGAGGAAGATTTCCCCTGCGCGGGAGACTTTTTAGAGTGGTGTACTCTCCCAAGTGAAGTGGTGGGAACCCCATTGTCTGAGGCACTTAAAATCAGACTCCATCGTAGAAAATGCAGGGGACATCTTTGTGTTGGTAGGGAACTGAACTGGATGGTTCAGTCTTAACACTCTTCATCCTATGAAACTCTCCAAAGAAAGAGACTGAATCACAAACTGGGTTATGCTCCCTTACTTTGACAGGGGTATTGGGAAGTTAAAATTAAATACTTCAAGCATGCTGTGGCCTAACCATGTAAAAGCTTAGTGATACATGGCTTCCCTGCAGCACTGGTTtggctggagaggagaggagaggaaaggcgAGGCTGCAGATAGACCACTTGGGTCTGCAGGCTAGCAGATGGAGGTCTGGGGAAATTCTGTTGCAGTTTCTATAGCAGAGTCCATCCTCAAGGATCCCAAAGAATTTACACCATTACTTCACATTCAGCTACCACAGGGCTGAAGGAAGACACCA
The sequence above is a segment of the Eretmochelys imbricata isolate rEreImb1 chromosome 21, rEreImb1.hap1, whole genome shotgun sequence genome. Coding sequences within it:
- the SLC41A1 gene encoding solute carrier family 41 member 1 isoform X1; the encoded protein is MSSKLEQKEAHQTNGVVLPILAVPVDCLTSPDRQQLVEPSEFLEPDGEGVEVVVLESHANAKGVREEDALLENGSQSNESDDTSTDQGPEPASPLKETSFSIGLQVLFPFLLAGFGTVAAGMVLDIVQHWDVFKYVTEVFILVPALLGLKGNLEMTLASRLSTAANIGHMDTPKELWRMIMGNMALIQVQATVVGFLASIAAVIFGWIPDGHFSIGHAVLLCASSVATAFIASLVLGMIMIGVIIGSRKIGINPDNVATPIAASLGDLITLALLSGISWGLYIELEDKAYVNPLVCAFFIALLPLWIIIAKRNPVTREVLYSGWEPVIIAMAISSVGGLILDKTVSDPNFAGMAVFTPVINGVGGNLVAVQASRISTYLHMSGMPGESSEMAPRKCPTPCNTFFSSDVNSRSARVLFLLVVPGHLVFLYTISSMQGGHTTLTLIFIVFYMTAALLQVLILLYIADWMVHWMWGRGLDPDNFSIPYLTALGDLLGTGLLALSFHILWLIGDRDTDVGD
- the SLC41A1 gene encoding solute carrier family 41 member 1 isoform X2 — translated: MSSSLSSPTDASHCSAENLVENLSSLTPVVPALKVEDTKIGKINKHWDVFKYVTEVFILVPALLGLKGNLEMTLASRLSTAANIGHMDTPKELWRMIMGNMALIQVQATVVGFLASIAAVIFGWIPDGHFSIGHAVLLCASSVATAFIASLVLGMIMIGVIIGSRKIGINPDNVATPIAASLGDLITLALLSGISWGLYIELEDKAYVNPLVCAFFIALLPLWIIIAKRNPVTREVLYSGWEPVIIAMAISSVGGLILDKTVSDPNFAGMAVFTPVINGVGGNLVAVQASRISTYLHMSGMPGESSEMAPRKCPTPCNTFFSSDVNSRSARVLFLLVVPGHLVFLYTISSMQGGHTTLTLIFIVFYMTAALLQVLILLYIADWMVHWMWGRGLDPDNFSIPYLTALGDLLGTGLLALSFHILWLIGDRDTDVGD
- the SLC41A1 gene encoding solute carrier family 41 member 1 isoform X3 encodes the protein MTLASRLSTAANIGHMDTPKELWRMIMGNMALIQVQATVVGFLASIAAVIFGWIPDGHFSIGHAVLLCASSVATAFIASLVLGMIMIGVIIGSRKIGINPDNVATPIAASLGDLITLALLSGISWGLYIELEDKAYVNPLVCAFFIALLPLWIIIAKRNPVTREVLYSGWEPVIIAMAISSVGGLILDKTVSDPNFAGMAVFTPVINGVGGNLVAVQASRISTYLHMSGMPGESSEMAPRKCPTPCNTFFSSDVNSRSARVLFLLVVPGHLVFLYTISSMQGGHTTLTLIFIVFYMTAALLQVLILLYIADWMVHWMWGRGLDPDNFSIPYLTALGDLLGTGLLALSFHILWLIGDRDTDVGD